In the Rhodospirillaceae bacterium genome, one interval contains:
- a CDS encoding glycerate kinase, translated as MIGTPEILLRKMFDSAVNVASPKLSLRHHLPPRPKGRTIIVGAGKAAAAMAQAVEAEWEEIGQAGELEGLVITRYGHSLETRWVEVVEAAHPVPDAAGVSAAGRILEFVTGLGSDDLVLCLLSGGGSALLTLPIQGISLDEKRAVTQSLLNCGATISEINSVRKHLSAIKGGRLAVAAYPAQTVTLAISDVPGDDPAIIASGPTVADPSTLADANYVIEKYQIKLPSAAKMVLARESSETPQAGDPLLQRARVRLIVTPQEALEAAAKVAREAGVTPIILSDSIEGESRDVAQVHAAIARQIAERDQPWSAPCVLLSGGETTVTINGNGSGGPNSEFLLSLMLSLDGASGIYALACDTDGIDGSEENAGAIIGPDTLATSLKKNMAPAKFLANNDAYTFFSAIDGLIITGPTHTNVNDFRAVLIEK; from the coding sequence ATGATAGGGACACCTGAAATCCTTCTGAGGAAAATGTTTGATAGTGCGGTGAACGTTGCTTCCCCTAAACTAAGCCTGCGCCATCATTTACCACCTAGACCCAAGGGTCGCACAATTATTGTGGGAGCTGGGAAGGCTGCGGCTGCGATGGCACAAGCTGTTGAAGCGGAATGGGAGGAGATTGGGCAAGCCGGTGAACTGGAGGGTTTGGTTATAACTAGGTACGGCCACTCTCTAGAAACACGATGGGTTGAGGTTGTGGAGGCAGCCCATCCAGTTCCGGATGCTGCGGGGGTTTCGGCGGCAGGTCGCATCCTGGAGTTTGTAACTGGCCTAGGTTCTGATGATCTTGTGCTGTGTCTGTTATCTGGTGGTGGATCAGCCCTGCTTACCCTGCCTATCCAAGGTATCAGTCTGGATGAGAAAAGAGCGGTAACACAAAGTTTGTTGAACTGCGGTGCAACAATTTCTGAAATTAATTCGGTTCGGAAACACTTATCTGCGATAAAAGGGGGCAGATTGGCTGTTGCTGCTTATCCGGCTCAAACAGTAACGCTGGCGATTTCTGACGTTCCGGGTGACGATCCGGCTATTATTGCGTCGGGGCCGACAGTCGCTGATCCATCAACACTAGCCGATGCCAATTACGTAATAGAAAAGTATCAAATTAAGCTACCATCGGCGGCTAAAATGGTGCTTGCGAGAGAAAGTAGTGAGACGCCACAGGCGGGTGACCCGCTGCTACAAAGAGCGAGGGTTCGTCTGATTGTCACTCCTCAGGAAGCCCTAGAGGCTGCAGCAAAAGTGGCTCGCGAGGCAGGAGTTACGCCCATAATTCTGAGTGACTCTATAGAGGGTGAGAGCCGTGATGTGGCTCAGGTACACGCAGCAATAGCTCGTCAAATTGCGGAAAGAGACCAACCTTGGTCTGCTCCGTGTGTGCTTTTATCTGGAGGTGAGACTACCGTGACTATCAATGGGAATGGGTCGGGGGGGCCCAATTCTGAATTCTTGCTATCCCTAATGTTGTCTTTAGACGGGGCTTCCGGGATTTACGCTTTGGCTTGTGACACCGATGGAATTGATGGCAGCGAAGAAAATGCTGGAGCCATTATTGGGCCGGACACCTTGGCAACAAGTCTGAAGAAAAACATGGCTCCAGCCAAATTCCTAGCTAATAACGATGCATATACCTTTTTCTCGGCTATCGATGGTTTAATAATTACAGGGCCCACGCATACGAATGTGAATGATTTTAGGGCGGTGCTTATAGAAAAATAG
- a CDS encoding phosphoribosylpyrophosphate synthetase, protein MKIVAGNSNRPLAEAIAAYCGSPLSAATIRRFSDQEVFVEIEENVRGEDMFLIQPTSFPANDNVMELLVTLDALRRASAKRITAVIPYYGYARQDRKPGPRTPISAKLVANLITTAGADRVLTLDLHAGQIQGFFDIPVDNLISGPVMETDIQLQFPGESLVVVSPDVGGVVRARAIANRIDGDLAIVDKRREQAGISEVMNIIGDVRGRRCILVDDIIDSAGTVCNAANALREAGATSVMAYVTHGVLSGGAVARVAASSLEKLVITDSIQATQPVELAQNIRVLSIADLIAEAMKRISEETSVSSLFE, encoded by the coding sequence ATGAAAATTGTTGCCGGGAATAGTAATCGGCCCCTAGCTGAGGCGATAGCGGCTTACTGTGGTTCTCCGCTGAGTGCCGCGACTATCAGGAGATTCTCCGACCAAGAAGTCTTCGTTGAAATCGAGGAAAATGTGCGAGGTGAGGATATGTTCCTGATCCAGCCTACTTCGTTTCCGGCAAACGACAATGTGATGGAGCTTTTAGTTACGCTTGACGCGTTGCGGCGAGCTTCTGCGAAGCGGATTACGGCGGTAATTCCTTATTATGGTTACGCCCGTCAGGATAGAAAGCCAGGGCCTCGGACGCCGATTTCTGCCAAGTTAGTGGCCAACCTAATTACAACGGCAGGCGCCGATAGGGTTTTGACCTTGGATCTTCATGCTGGTCAGATCCAGGGTTTTTTTGATATTCCAGTAGATAACCTTATCTCGGGTCCCGTGATGGAGACAGATATTCAGCTCCAATTTCCAGGGGAAAGCTTGGTGGTCGTTTCGCCCGATGTTGGTGGGGTAGTTAGAGCACGAGCCATTGCCAACCGGATTGACGGAGACCTTGCCATAGTTGATAAAAGGCGGGAACAGGCTGGTATTTCCGAGGTGATGAATATAATTGGGGATGTGAGGGGACGGCGTTGTATCCTCGTTGACGACATAATCGATTCTGCGGGGACTGTTTGCAATGCGGCGAACGCACTAAGGGAAGCTGGGGCAACTTCGGTGATGGCGTATGTGACTCACGGCGTGTTGTCGGGTGGCGCAGTTGCCCGTGTTGCCGCGTCTTCCCTGGAAAAACTTGTGATTACAGATAGCATCCAGGCGACGCAACCTGTGGAATTGGCACAGAATATTAGAGTACTTTCTATAGCTGATTTGATCGCTGAGGCAATGAAAAGAATAAGTGAGGAAACGTCTGTTTCTAGTCTTTTCGAGTAA
- a CDS encoding 50S ribosomal protein L25/general stress protein Ctc, with translation MMADIAEIQAERRMGVGKGVARALRRDGRVPGVVYGGDSDSLAISLETSLITREHERGGFFSRLYSLDVDGKNLRVLAREVQLHPVTSAVLHVDFLRLTGDSEVNVDVPVEFLNEDLSPGVKRGGVLNIVRRTVELVCRADSIPEVIEADIGELEIGDSVKISAIGLPDGVRPSIGDRDFTIATVAAPTVMLEEETVQTAEDGEEDETLEGAAREGESDGETQSPSSGGDTE, from the coding sequence ATGATGGCGGATATCGCTGAAATACAAGCCGAACGACGTATGGGGGTCGGAAAGGGAGTTGCTCGCGCGTTGCGTCGGGACGGACGTGTGCCGGGGGTGGTTTATGGTGGCGATTCGGATAGTTTGGCAATTTCGTTGGAGACATCGCTTATTACTCGGGAGCATGAAAGGGGTGGCTTTTTTAGTCGGCTTTACAGTCTAGACGTAGATGGCAAGAATCTCAGAGTACTGGCCCGGGAAGTGCAATTGCATCCTGTAACTAGTGCTGTTCTCCACGTGGATTTTCTCCGATTAACGGGTGATAGTGAAGTCAACGTTGATGTGCCTGTTGAATTTCTTAACGAAGACCTTTCGCCTGGGGTAAAACGCGGGGGTGTTTTGAATATCGTAAGAAGGACAGTGGAGCTCGTTTGCCGGGCTGATAGTATTCCCGAGGTGATAGAGGCCGATATTGGGGAATTAGAGATCGGGGATTCCGTAAAAATTAGCGCTATAGGTTTGCCGGATGGGGTGAGGCCGAGCATAGGGGATCGTGATTTTACTATTGCTACAGTTGCTGCCCCGACAGTCATGTTGGAGGAAGAGACTGTCCAGACAGCAGAGGATGGCGAAGAGGACGAAACTCTTGAAGGAGCAGCTAGAGAGGGTGAATCTGACGGCGAAACGCAGAGCCCCTCGTCGGGCGGCGACACAGAATAA
- a CDS encoding aminoacyl-tRNA hydrolase: protein MFLLAGLGNPGAKYASSRHNVGFMAIDAIAEKNKFPLFRQRFGGLVCRGRIEPEDVILFKPNGYMNNSGQPLAAVVQFFKLSLPNIWVIHDDLDIEPGRVRVKTGGSAGGHNGLKSIDSHIGRGYSRLRIGIGRPPRDTDVSNYVLSNFKSNDLPWLDNLISEIAGTMPFLLNRDSQTFCNNIVSSMRSISPGLKPDQ from the coding sequence ATGTTCCTACTGGCGGGTTTGGGAAATCCAGGCGCCAAATATGCCTCAAGTAGGCACAATGTTGGTTTTATGGCGATTGACGCTATTGCTGAAAAAAATAAGTTTCCTCTTTTCCGGCAGAGATTCGGCGGACTCGTATGTCGGGGAAGGATCGAACCCGAGGATGTTATTCTGTTTAAGCCAAATGGCTATATGAATAATTCAGGACAACCATTGGCTGCGGTCGTGCAATTTTTTAAGTTGTCATTGCCAAACATATGGGTGATTCACGATGACCTCGATATCGAACCAGGTCGTGTCAGAGTGAAGACTGGTGGCAGTGCCGGAGGGCACAACGGATTAAAGAGTATCGACAGTCATATAGGAAGAGGTTATTCAAGGTTGCGTATCGGAATTGGGCGGCCTCCTCGTGACACCGATGTTTCAAATTATGTGCTCTCGAACTTCAAGTCTAACGACTTGCCATGGTTGGATAACCTGATTTCGGAGATTGCCGGCACTATGCCATTTCTTTTGAATCGGGATTCCCAGACCTTCTGTAACAACATAGTCTCGTCTATGCGATCAATTTCTCCGGGACTTAAACCCGACCAATGA
- a CDS encoding redox-regulated ATPase YchF, with protein sequence MGFNCGIVGLPNVGKSTLFNALTSSQAEAANYPFCTIEPNLGRVPVPDPRLNTLADLASSERRIPTSLEFIDIAGLVRGASSGEGLGNQFLAQIREVDALAHVVRCFEDEDVSHTQGTIDPVSDVQIVQTELMLADLESLSKQQVRLEKMKRGGDGGAAALLQVVNKVSRCLEEGEAIGDLDWADSERDLVESLNLLSTKPVMYVSNVEESAASLGNAHSCALSELAQKSGAECIIVSAQLESEISAMGDPEEKTEFLEVMGLSESGLSRMVRAGYKLLDLITFFTVGPKEARAWTVRKGSDAIHAAAKIHTDFARGFIKADTISYVDFESAGGETKAREAGRLRQEGRDYIVEDGDVMLFRFNV encoded by the coding sequence ATGGGATTTAATTGTGGTATTGTTGGCTTGCCCAACGTGGGAAAATCGACCCTGTTCAATGCTTTAACATCGTCCCAAGCTGAAGCAGCAAACTACCCGTTTTGTACAATTGAACCAAATTTAGGTCGGGTCCCGGTGCCGGATCCCAGATTGAATACCCTAGCTGACTTAGCGTCATCGGAACGGCGTATTCCTACGAGTCTCGAGTTTATCGATATTGCAGGGTTGGTGAGAGGAGCAAGCAGTGGGGAGGGGCTAGGGAATCAATTTCTTGCGCAAATCCGGGAAGTGGATGCGTTAGCACATGTGGTCCGGTGTTTTGAAGATGAAGATGTCAGCCATACCCAGGGAACGATTGACCCAGTTTCTGATGTTCAAATTGTGCAAACAGAGCTTATGCTGGCAGATCTTGAGAGCCTGAGCAAACAACAGGTGCGACTAGAGAAAATGAAAAGAGGTGGGGATGGGGGGGCCGCGGCTCTTTTGCAAGTTGTCAATAAGGTTTCAAGGTGTTTGGAGGAGGGGGAAGCGATCGGGGATTTGGATTGGGCCGATTCTGAACGGGATCTTGTCGAGAGTTTGAATCTTCTATCCACAAAACCCGTAATGTATGTTTCAAATGTAGAGGAGTCAGCAGCGAGCCTTGGCAATGCGCACTCCTGTGCCCTTTCGGAGTTAGCGCAAAAGAGTGGGGCGGAGTGTATAATTGTGTCGGCGCAGTTAGAGTCGGAAATTTCCGCAATGGGAGATCCCGAGGAGAAAACAGAGTTTCTTGAAGTTATGGGACTCTCCGAATCGGGCCTTAGCCGGATGGTTAGAGCAGGTTATAAATTACTTGATTTAATTACCTTTTTTACTGTAGGGCCTAAGGAAGCGCGGGCTTGGACGGTAAGGAAGGGATCGGATGCTATCCATGCGGCGGCAAAAATTCATACAGATTTTGCCAGGGGGTTTATTAAAGCAGACACTATCTCATATGTTGATTTTGAATCAGCGGGTGGTGAAACTAAAGCCCGTGAGGCGGGCAGGCTCAGACAAGAGGGGCGTGATTATATTGTTGAAGATGGTGATGTCATGTTGTTCCGATTCAATGTTTGA
- a CDS encoding preprotein translocase subunit SecA translates to MISSLAQRLFGSANDRIIKTHRRTVDEINSLETQLTPLSDSELQARTQLFRERISKGEDLDSLLVEAFATVREASKRTLGQRHYDVQLIGGIVMHHGTIAEMKTGEGKTLVATLPVYLNALSGKGVHVVTVNDYLAKRDAEWMGQIYQFLGLSIGCISHDLSDEDRRKAYSCDVTYGTNNELGFDYLRDNMKFSLDTMVQRPFNFAIIDEVDSILIDEARTPLIISGPTEDNSALYKQVDTIIPELGANDFEKDEKAKSVTLTEEGTEKVESILRKLKLLQSEHLYDIENVSIVHHVNQGLRAHKLFTRDTDYIVKDKRVIIIDEFTGRMMEGRRYGDGLHQALEAKENAEIQNENQTLASITFQNYFRMYPKLAGMTGTAATESAEFGEIYSLDVSEIPTHLPMIRADNDDEIYRTMEEKWEAVLKKIKECHSRKQPVLVGTTSIEKSELLSKRLKKEKIKHNVLNARYHEQEALIIAQAGSSTAVTIATNMAGRGTDIQLGGNSDAPAEVTKTPPEKFTTKEGPGVKGREDVVESGGLYVIGTERHESRRIDNQLRGRSGRQGDPGASTFYLSLEDDLMRIFGSERMDGMLRKLGLEDGEAIVHPWINKALEKAQQKVEARNFDIRKNLLRFDDVMNDQRKVVYEERREIMANDDVTDTIADMRNEVIEDLVQQHIPEKAYAEQWQTTELSVACKEQFGLDLPIKAWAKEEGTTEIEIVSRISAAADRKMAEKAVRYGPPLMRAAEKSLLLQVLDQQWKDHLLQLDHLRQGIGLRAYGQRDPLNEYKSEAFSLFQALLIRFRETVTKLLCNVEFQTETTPGDQASTLGAQLGRQAPTNNIASQTGLEADPPTATSRRSKPDPDDPKAWGKVGRNELCPCGSGKKYKRCHGKL, encoded by the coding sequence ATGATCTCGTCTTTGGCGCAACGCCTATTTGGATCGGCAAATGATCGCATAATTAAGACTCACCGCCGGACTGTCGATGAAATTAACTCCCTAGAGACCCAACTCACACCTTTAAGTGATAGTGAGCTCCAGGCTCGCACTCAACTGTTCCGAGAGAGGATTAGTAAGGGCGAAGACCTGGACTCCCTCTTGGTAGAAGCCTTTGCAACAGTACGTGAAGCCTCAAAGCGGACCCTTGGGCAGAGACATTATGATGTCCAACTTATTGGTGGAATAGTCATGCACCACGGCACTATCGCAGAAATGAAAACGGGCGAAGGAAAAACTCTGGTTGCCACGCTACCTGTTTACCTTAACGCTCTCTCTGGAAAAGGAGTTCACGTGGTAACGGTCAATGACTATCTGGCCAAGAGAGATGCTGAGTGGATGGGACAAATATACCAATTTCTAGGACTCAGCATAGGCTGCATTTCCCATGACCTTAGCGACGAAGATCGTCGCAAGGCCTACTCCTGCGACGTCACATATGGAACAAACAATGAATTAGGCTTCGACTATTTACGGGACAATATGAAATTCTCTTTAGACACTATGGTCCAGCGCCCATTCAATTTTGCCATTATAGATGAAGTCGACAGCATCTTAATTGACGAAGCAAGAACTCCTCTAATTATTTCCGGACCCACTGAAGATAATTCCGCTCTTTATAAACAAGTGGATACAATCATCCCCGAGCTCGGGGCAAATGATTTTGAAAAAGATGAAAAGGCTAAATCAGTAACACTTACAGAAGAGGGCACAGAGAAAGTAGAGAGCATCCTTAGGAAACTAAAACTACTACAAAGCGAACATTTATATGACATTGAGAATGTGAGCATCGTGCATCATGTTAATCAGGGGCTCCGGGCCCACAAGCTATTTACCAGAGACACGGACTATATCGTAAAAGATAAGCGCGTGATCATTATAGATGAATTTACCGGAAGGATGATGGAAGGCCGCCGTTACGGAGACGGATTACACCAAGCCCTAGAAGCCAAGGAAAATGCGGAAATCCAAAATGAAAACCAGACACTAGCCTCGATCACATTCCAAAATTATTTTCGTATGTACCCCAAACTAGCTGGCATGACAGGAACAGCTGCGACCGAGTCAGCAGAATTTGGCGAGATATATAGTTTAGATGTCTCAGAAATACCAACTCACCTACCCATGATTAGAGCGGATAACGACGACGAAATATACCGCACTATGGAAGAAAAATGGGAAGCAGTGTTGAAGAAAATTAAGGAATGTCACTCCAGGAAACAACCCGTACTAGTTGGCACAACCAGCATCGAAAAGTCTGAGTTGCTGTCCAAACGCCTAAAAAAAGAAAAAATTAAGCATAACGTTTTGAACGCTCGCTACCATGAACAAGAAGCTCTGATTATAGCCCAGGCCGGATCAAGCACAGCTGTTACCATCGCGACTAACATGGCCGGCAGAGGCACAGATATTCAACTAGGCGGGAACTCGGATGCCCCAGCAGAAGTCACCAAAACGCCCCCTGAAAAATTTACGACAAAGGAAGGGCCCGGTGTAAAGGGGAGAGAAGATGTCGTGGAATCTGGCGGGCTTTATGTAATTGGCACTGAGCGACACGAAAGTCGACGAATAGATAATCAATTAAGGGGAAGATCTGGTCGGCAAGGAGATCCGGGAGCATCGACATTCTATTTGTCTTTGGAAGACGACTTGATGAGAATTTTCGGTTCGGAAAGAATGGATGGAATGCTTAGAAAGCTTGGGCTTGAAGATGGGGAAGCCATCGTCCATCCGTGGATAAATAAAGCCCTCGAAAAAGCTCAACAAAAAGTCGAGGCTCGAAACTTTGATATCCGTAAAAATCTACTACGTTTTGATGATGTGATGAATGATCAGAGAAAGGTAGTTTATGAAGAGCGCCGTGAAATCATGGCTAACGACGACGTCACTGATACCATTGCCGACATGAGAAATGAAGTTATTGAGGACTTGGTCCAACAGCATATTCCAGAGAAAGCATATGCTGAGCAGTGGCAAACGACAGAATTAAGTGTCGCCTGCAAGGAACAATTTGGACTTGATCTTCCTATAAAGGCTTGGGCAAAAGAAGAAGGGACCACAGAAATAGAGATCGTTTCCCGCATAAGCGCGGCCGCCGACAGAAAGATGGCAGAAAAAGCCGTCCGCTACGGCCCGCCCCTAATGCGAGCAGCGGAGAAAAGCCTCTTACTTCAAGTTTTGGACCAACAATGGAAGGATCACCTTTTGCAGCTTGATCACCTAAGGCAGGGTATTGGGTTGCGAGCATATGGCCAAAGGGATCCGCTAAACGAGTATAAGTCAGAAGCATTTAGCTTATTTCAAGCATTACTGATTCGTTTTAGAGAAACAGTAACCAAACTTTTATGTAACGTCGAATTCCAAACAGAAACAACTCCGGGAGACCAAGCATCAACTTTGGGTGCGCAATTAGGTCGTCAAGCGCCCACCAATAATATTGCCTCCCAAACGGGTTTAGAAGCAGATCCGCCCACTGCCACATCCAGAAGATCAAAACCCGATCCCGATGACCCTAAGGCTTGGGGAAAGGTTGGACGAAATGAGCTATGCCCCTGTGGCTCAGGAAAAAAATATAAGCGATGCCATGGCAAACTCTAA